One window from the genome of Bradyrhizobium xenonodulans encodes:
- a CDS encoding amidase family protein, whose protein sequence is MQDLWRLSAADLAALVKSKKVSAREAAKAGLARLDAVNPALNAVIDHRPEDVLKQADAVDAAIAKGEDPGLLAGVPVTIKANVDQEGFATTNGLKLQRDLIAREDNPVVANFRKAGAILLGRTNCPAFSYRWFTTNLVHGDTKNPRDAALTPGGSSGGAGSAVAAGIGHIAHGTDIAGSIRYPAYACGVHGLRPTLGRIPAFNPALPERPIGPQIMAVSGPLARTVNDIRISLAAMSARDIRDPWFVPAPLDGPPRPKRAALCLNPNGLATTPEVKAAVTDAGKRLERAGWTVEIIEDTPPMREAVEWQIKLWLGDGYEAQLEMAEREGDPGALACLRGNRSRVTPMDQANYAKALTRRATLTRDWMLFFETYAVLLTPVSGELPFPDHLDRKDDASFKRVWEAQLPQIATPFMGLPGLVVSTGLVGKAPVGVHIVSGRYREDLCLLAGEAIEAGGVPPSPIDPVG, encoded by the coding sequence ATGCAAGACCTCTGGCGCCTGTCGGCCGCCGACCTCGCCGCCCTCGTCAAATCCAAAAAGGTCTCCGCCAGGGAGGCGGCCAAGGCCGGTCTCGCCCGCCTCGACGCGGTCAATCCCGCGCTCAACGCCGTGATCGACCACCGGCCCGAGGACGTGCTCAAGCAGGCTGACGCGGTCGATGCCGCCATCGCGAAGGGCGAGGACCCCGGCTTGCTCGCCGGCGTGCCCGTCACCATCAAGGCCAATGTCGACCAGGAGGGCTTTGCCACCACCAACGGCCTGAAACTCCAGCGTGATTTGATCGCGCGCGAGGACAATCCGGTGGTCGCCAATTTCCGCAAAGCCGGCGCCATTCTCCTTGGGCGCACCAATTGCCCGGCCTTCTCCTATCGCTGGTTCACCACCAATCTGGTCCACGGCGACACCAAGAACCCCCGCGACGCCGCGCTGACGCCGGGCGGCTCCTCCGGCGGCGCCGGCTCGGCGGTCGCGGCCGGCATCGGCCACATCGCCCACGGCACCGACATCGCCGGCTCGATCCGCTACCCCGCCTATGCCTGCGGCGTGCACGGCCTGCGTCCGACCCTCGGCCGCATCCCTGCCTTCAATCCGGCGCTGCCGGAACGCCCGATCGGGCCGCAGATCATGGCGGTGTCGGGCCCGCTGGCGCGGACCGTCAACGACATCAGGATTTCGCTCGCCGCGATGTCGGCCCGCGACATTCGCGACCCCTGGTTTGTGCCGGCGCCGCTGGACGGACCCCCAAGGCCCAAGCGCGCCGCGCTCTGCCTCAACCCGAACGGTCTTGCCACCACGCCGGAGGTGAAGGCCGCGGTGACCGATGCCGGCAAGCGGCTGGAGCGCGCCGGCTGGACCGTCGAAATCATCGAAGATACGCCGCCGATGCGCGAGGCGGTCGAGTGGCAAATAAAACTCTGGCTCGGTGACGGCTACGAGGCGCAGCTGGAGATGGCCGAGCGTGAGGGCGATCCCGGCGCGCTGGCGTGCCTGCGCGGCAATCGCAGTAGGGTCACGCCAATGGACCAGGCCAATTACGCCAAGGCGCTGACGCGTCGGGCCACGCTGACCCGCGACTGGATGCTGTTCTTCGAGACATACGCGGTGCTGCTGACGCCGGTCTCCGGCGAATTGCCATTCCCCGATCATCTCGACCGCAAGGACGACGCCTCCTTCAAGCGCGTCTGGGAGGCGCAGCTGCCGCAGATCGCCACCCCCTTCATGGGATTGCCGGGCCTCGTGGTCTCCACCGGTCTGGTCGGCAAGGCGCCCGTCGGCGTGCACATCGTCTCCGGCCGTTATCGCGAGGATTTGTGTCTGCTCGCAGGCGAAGCGATCGAGGCGGGCGGCGTGCCGCCGTCGCCGATCGATCCCGTGGGTTAG